The proteins below are encoded in one region of Metabacillus dongyingensis:
- a CDS encoding YggT family protein: MGIVADVLFTLLQIYSYAIIIYILLSWFPNARESGFGQFLAKIVEPYLEPFRRFIPPLGMIDISPIVALLALRFAGYGLNSIFSMIG, encoded by the coding sequence ATGGGCATAGTGGCTGATGTATTATTTACATTATTGCAGATTTATTCGTATGCGATTATTATTTACATTCTGCTTTCATGGTTTCCGAATGCAAGAGAAAGCGGTTTTGGCCAATTTTTAGCTAAGATTGTTGAACCTTACCTGGAGCCATTCCGCAGATTCATTCCGCCGCTTGGAATGATTGATATTTCCCCGATTGTGGCGCTTCTTGCCTTAAGATTTGCGGGATATGGGCTGAATTCCATTTTCAGCATGATTGGATAA
- a CDS encoding cell division protein SepF, translating to MSIKNKFKSFFALDDEEYEYVEQDRYQEDDYEDEQPFAAKPQTKQNVVSLQSVQKSSKVVLCEPRVYAEAQDVADQLKNRRAVVVNLQRIQHDQAKRIVDFLSGTVYAIGGDIQKIGANIFLCTPDNVDVAGSISEIVTEEDQRW from the coding sequence TTGAGTATTAAAAATAAGTTTAAAAGCTTTTTTGCCTTGGATGATGAAGAGTATGAGTACGTTGAACAGGACCGCTATCAGGAAGATGACTATGAGGATGAGCAGCCGTTTGCCGCAAAACCGCAGACTAAACAGAATGTTGTAAGTTTGCAAAGTGTTCAAAAATCATCTAAAGTGGTTTTATGCGAGCCTCGAGTATATGCTGAAGCTCAGGATGTAGCCGATCAGCTTAAAAACCGGCGCGCGGTTGTAGTGAACCTGCAGCGTATTCAGCATGATCAGGCAAAACGGATTGTAGACTTTTTAAGCGGAACTGTGTACGCTATAGGAGGAGACATTCAAAAGATAGGAGCAAATATTTTTCTTTGCACTCCTGATAATGTGGATGTCGCAGGATCTATATCTGAAATAGTAACTGAAGAAGATCAGAGGTGGTAA
- a CDS encoding RluA family pseudouridine synthase: MNSIEIKIDDSNKFERLDKLLVAENSDWSRSQVQIWIKEGHVKVNDAESRSNYKVQPGDTVTLLIPDPEPLDVMPEEMNLDIYYEDGDVLVVNKPKGMVVHPAPGHLSGTLVNGLMAHCKDLSGINGVMRPGIVHRIDKDTSGLLMVAKNDKAHESLVNQLVEKSVTRRYQAIVHGVIQHDKGTIDAPIGRDKQDRQSMTVTNEHSKDAVTHFHVLDRFEGYSLIECQLETGRTHQIRVHMKYIGFPIVGDPKYGPKKTMKINGQALHAGVLGFKHPSTGEYLEFKAPLPAEFEEVISELKNNR, translated from the coding sequence ATGAACAGCATAGAAATTAAGATTGATGACAGCAATAAATTTGAACGTTTAGATAAACTGCTTGTGGCAGAGAATTCGGATTGGTCAAGAAGCCAAGTTCAAATATGGATTAAAGAAGGCCATGTAAAAGTAAACGATGCTGAATCTAGAAGCAATTACAAGGTACAGCCCGGCGATACGGTTACACTTCTCATTCCAGATCCTGAACCGCTTGATGTGATGCCAGAGGAGATGAACCTTGATATCTATTATGAGGATGGGGATGTCCTTGTTGTTAACAAGCCAAAAGGAATGGTCGTCCATCCTGCACCTGGCCATTTGTCAGGAACTCTTGTTAATGGTCTGATGGCTCATTGTAAAGACCTGTCAGGTATTAATGGAGTCATGAGACCGGGAATCGTTCATAGAATTGATAAGGATACCTCTGGACTTTTAATGGTTGCAAAGAATGATAAAGCTCATGAGTCATTAGTTAATCAGCTGGTTGAAAAATCAGTTACAAGACGATATCAGGCAATTGTCCACGGTGTCATCCAGCATGACAAAGGAACAATTGATGCACCGATCGGCCGTGACAAACAGGATCGTCAAAGCATGACAGTAACAAATGAGCACAGTAAAGATGCTGTTACTCATTTTCATGTTCTTGACCGCTTTGAAGGATATTCTTTAATTGAATGTCAGCTTGAAACAGGAAGAACGCATCAAATTCGTGTTCACATGAAATATATTGGTTTCCCGATTGTAGGAGATCCAAAGTACGGACCTAAGAAAACAATGAAAATAAACGGTCAGGCGCTTCATGCAGGCGTTCTTGGGTTTAAGCATCCGAGCACAGGAGAATATCTTGAGTTTAAAGCACCTCTGCCTGCAGAATTTGAGGAAGTTATCTCGGAACTTAAAAATAACCGTTGA
- a CDS encoding RNA-binding protein has protein sequence MNHVYQHFRQEERHFIDQVMEWKENVLNHYSPKLTDFLDPREQEMVQAVVGSNGEVNVIFSGDGMERKRALLYPDYFTPSLDDFQLSLIEIQYPVKFISLEHRHILGSLMSLGLKRSKFGDLLFFGERIQLVAAKEVEDFILMNVTEIGRAKVSLRKLDWSKRIPNHEEIQEQSATVSSLRVDAVAASIYNVSRQKIGLLIQNGHVKVNWKVIQQTSFECREGDTISVRGFGRSRILSIDGRTKKDRWKLTIGKQK, from the coding sequence GTGAACCATGTTTATCAGCATTTTAGACAGGAAGAGCGTCATTTCATTGATCAGGTGATGGAGTGGAAAGAAAATGTTCTGAATCATTACAGTCCTAAATTGACTGACTTTCTTGATCCAAGAGAGCAGGAAATGGTTCAGGCTGTTGTCGGTTCAAACGGGGAAGTAAATGTCATATTTTCTGGTGATGGCATGGAGAGGAAGCGTGCTCTTCTTTACCCTGATTACTTTACACCTTCCTTGGATGATTTTCAGTTATCACTGATCGAAATTCAATATCCGGTTAAATTTATCTCTCTTGAACATCGCCATATTTTAGGGTCACTTATGTCTCTGGGATTGAAACGGTCTAAATTTGGAGATCTTTTGTTCTTCGGTGAGCGGATTCAGCTTGTGGCTGCAAAAGAAGTTGAGGATTTTATTTTAATGAATGTGACCGAAATCGGCAGAGCAAAGGTTTCCCTTCGGAAGCTTGACTGGAGTAAGAGAATTCCGAATCATGAAGAAATCCAAGAACAGTCTGCAACTGTCAGCTCATTAAGGGTAGATGCTGTTGCAGCTTCTATTTATAATGTTTCCAGACAAAAAATCGGCTTGCTCATTCAGAATGGGCATGTAAAAGTAAACTGGAAAGTCATTCAGCAGACATCCTTTGAATGCCGCGAGGGTGACACCATTTCTGTCCGAGGTTTTGGGAGATCCAGGATTTTGTCGATTGACGGCAGAACAAAGAAGGATAGATGGAAGCTGACTATTGGAAAACAAAAATAA
- a CDS encoding DivIVA domain-containing protein has protein sequence MPLTPLDIHNKEFNKGFRGYDEDEVNEFLDQVIKDYEMAIRERKELESKVGELTEKLGHFANIEETLNKSILVAQEAAEEVRRHAQKEAKLIVKEAEKNADRIINESLSKSRKIAVEIEELKKQSKVFRTRFQMLIEAQLDLLKNDDWDHLLEYEVEALYEEREESKV, from the coding sequence GTGCCCTTAACACCGTTAGATATTCATAACAAAGAATTCAACAAAGGCTTCCGCGGCTATGATGAAGATGAAGTGAACGAATTCCTTGATCAAGTGATAAAAGATTATGAAATGGCGATTCGCGAACGCAAAGAACTTGAATCAAAAGTAGGCGAACTGACTGAGAAGCTTGGTCATTTTGCAAACATTGAAGAAACTCTTAACAAATCGATTCTAGTTGCTCAGGAAGCAGCTGAAGAGGTTCGCCGCCACGCTCAAAAAGAAGCGAAATTAATTGTAAAAGAAGCAGAAAAGAACGCAGACCGCATCATTAATGAATCACTGTCTAAATCAAGAAAAATTGCAGTTGAGATTGAAGAACTCAAAAAGCAGTCTAAGGTTTTCCGCACTAGGTTCCAAATGCTGATTGAAGCACAGCTTGATCTTCTTAAAAATGACGACTGGGATCATTTATTAGAGTATGAAGTGGAAGCTCTTTACGAGGAACGCGAAGAATCTAAAGTGTAA
- a CDS encoding TraR/DksA family transcriptional regulator, whose amino-acid sequence MSLDAIWYELQIMQQELKSRLFDHGLFEVVNEQHLFYPLKEKTIMIHVKEELIDVERALQKIENGTFGICEETGTPIALDKLAIIPTARTIHDFAFQELYERKSLPHLYLNHQSHYEVGEYH is encoded by the coding sequence ATGAGTTTAGACGCAATTTGGTATGAGCTTCAAATCATGCAGCAGGAATTGAAATCAAGGCTATTTGATCATGGCTTGTTTGAGGTGGTGAATGAACAACATCTATTTTATCCATTAAAAGAAAAAACAATTATGATTCATGTGAAAGAAGAATTAATTGATGTTGAAAGAGCTCTTCAGAAAATTGAAAACGGCACGTTTGGCATTTGTGAAGAGACAGGAACTCCAATTGCACTTGATAAGTTAGCCATTATCCCCACTGCAAGAACCATTCATGATTTTGCTTTTCAGGAACTTTATGAAAGAAAATCTCTGCCTCATCTCTATCTCAATCACCAATCCCACTATGAAGTGGGAGAATATCATTAA
- a CDS encoding solute carrier family 23 protein — translation MKMKKIQENDIHLDVNEVPKPLTWITLSFQHLFAMFGATILVPFLVGLDPAVALISSGLGTIAFLLITKGQVPAYLGSSFAFIAPIIAAKAAAGPEGAMVGSFLAGVVYGIVALLIKMVGYKWIMKLLPPIVVGPVIIVIGLSLANVAVGMAMNNPDGEYNLTYFSVALVTLAITIICSVVFKGFISLIPVLIGIVGGYVYALAIGLVDFSKVAQASVFEKPDFIIPFITYTPGFSYEIILLMVPVAIVTLSEHIGHQLVLGKVVGRDYIEKPGLHRSILGDGTATMIAALIGGPPNTTYGENIGVLAITRVYSVYIIAGAAVMAIVFGFIGKISALISSIPTPVMGGVSILLFGIIASSGLRMLSDSKIDFGNKRNLVISSVILVIGIGGALIKVSEQFELHGMALSAIIGILLNLVLPGRKEAEKDQNLENTAA, via the coding sequence ATGAAAATGAAAAAGATTCAAGAGAATGACATACATCTAGATGTAAATGAGGTTCCAAAGCCGCTTACATGGATTACACTAAGCTTTCAGCATTTGTTCGCAATGTTCGGCGCGACCATCCTGGTGCCTTTCCTAGTAGGTCTTGACCCTGCAGTAGCACTGATTTCAAGCGGACTTGGAACAATTGCCTTCCTCTTGATTACGAAAGGTCAGGTACCCGCTTACCTGGGATCATCCTTCGCGTTTATTGCTCCGATCATCGCAGCAAAGGCTGCAGCAGGTCCTGAAGGAGCAATGGTCGGCAGCTTTCTTGCCGGTGTTGTTTACGGAATTGTAGCTTTATTAATAAAAATGGTCGGCTATAAGTGGATTATGAAGCTCTTGCCGCCGATTGTGGTCGGACCAGTTATCATCGTAATCGGACTGAGCCTTGCAAACGTCGCAGTCGGGATGGCTATGAATAATCCGGATGGAGAATATAATCTGACTTACTTCTCGGTAGCATTAGTAACACTTGCGATAACAATCATCTGCTCGGTCGTCTTTAAAGGATTTATCAGCCTGATCCCAGTACTGATTGGAATCGTTGGAGGTTATGTTTATGCCCTTGCAATCGGACTTGTAGATTTCAGCAAAGTCGCGCAGGCAAGTGTATTTGAAAAACCGGACTTTATCATTCCTTTTATCACCTATACACCTGGTTTCTCATATGAAATCATCCTTCTGATGGTGCCGGTCGCAATCGTCACACTGTCAGAACATATCGGACATCAGCTTGTACTTGGAAAAGTTGTCGGCCGTGACTATATTGAAAAGCCCGGACTTCACCGCTCAATCTTAGGAGATGGAACTGCGACGATGATTGCAGCATTAATAGGCGGTCCTCCAAACACGACATACGGTGAGAATATCGGCGTATTGGCCATAACGAGAGTATACAGCGTATATATCATTGCAGGAGCTGCTGTGATGGCGATCGTGTTCGGATTTATCGGTAAAATTTCGGCTCTGATCAGCTCCATACCGACGCCGGTCATGGGCGGTGTATCCATTCTGCTTTTTGGAATCATCGCTTCATCAGGCCTAAGAATGCTTTCCGACAGCAAAATTGATTTTGGAAATAAGCGAAACCTCGTGATATCATCCGTCATTCTGGTTATCGGCATCGGCGGTGCATTAATAAAAGTAAGTGAACAATTTGAGCTGCATGGCATGGCGCTTTCAGCGATCATCGGAATCCTTTTGAACCTTGTCCTTCCTGGACGAAAAGAGGCAGAAAAGGATCAGAACTTAGAAAACACAGCTGCATAA
- the lspA gene encoding signal peptidase II: MLYYIIALVIIALDQLTKWLIVNELEIGERIPVIENVLYITSHRNQGAAWGILQGQMWFFYVITVIVVIGLVIYIQKYAKDQRLMGIALGLMLGGAIGNFIDRVIHQEVVDFVQTYIGTYPFPIFNIADSALCVGVALLFIVMLFEGKQEKEKVNEQHRN, encoded by the coding sequence GTGCTTTACTATATCATCGCCCTTGTTATTATTGCGCTTGATCAGCTGACAAAATGGCTGATTGTCAATGAATTGGAAATCGGAGAAAGAATACCCGTTATTGAAAACGTACTGTATATTACATCACATCGGAACCAGGGTGCTGCCTGGGGAATTCTGCAGGGTCAGATGTGGTTTTTTTATGTCATTACCGTTATCGTCGTAATTGGACTCGTGATTTATATTCAGAAATATGCAAAAGACCAGCGTTTAATGGGAATAGCGCTTGGACTTATGCTTGGCGGAGCCATTGGCAATTTCATAGATCGTGTTATTCATCAGGAAGTGGTGGATTTTGTACAAACTTACATAGGAACATACCCATTTCCTATCTTTAACATAGCAGATTCAGCTCTTTGTGTAGGAGTTGCTTTGTTATTTATTGTCATGCTTTTTGAAGGGAAACAAGAGAAGGAGAAAGTGAATGAACAGCATAGAAATTAA
- the pyrR gene encoding bifunctional pyr operon transcriptional regulator/uracil phosphoribosyltransferase PyrR, with translation MPQKAIVLDQQSIRRALTRIAHEIIERNKGIDSVILVGIKTRGIHLAKRLAERIEQIEGKPVEVGELDITLYRDDLSKKTDDQEPLVKGSDIPADITNKTVILVDDVLYTGRTVRAGLDALIDIGRPSQIQLGVLVDRGHRELPIRADYVGKNIPTSSSEKIVVELLEVDETDQVTIYEKE, from the coding sequence ATGCCGCAAAAAGCGATCGTTTTAGATCAGCAGTCCATAAGAAGAGCTTTAACTCGAATTGCACATGAAATTATCGAGCGGAATAAAGGAATTGATTCGGTGATTCTTGTCGGCATTAAGACAAGGGGCATTCACCTTGCAAAAAGGCTTGCTGAACGCATCGAACAGATTGAAGGAAAGCCGGTTGAAGTAGGAGAGCTTGATATCACGCTCTACCGTGATGATCTTTCAAAAAAAACGGATGATCAGGAGCCTCTTGTAAAAGGGTCTGACATTCCGGCAGATATTACAAACAAAACCGTCATCCTTGTAGACGACGTTTTATACACGGGAAGAACAGTAAGAGCAGGACTTGATGCTTTAATTGATATTGGCAGACCATCACAAATTCAGCTTGGAGTTCTTGTAGACCGGGGTCACCGTGAACTGCCGATCAGGGCAGATTATGTAGGGAAAAACATTCCGACTTCAAGCTCAGAAAAGATTGTTGTTGAACTGCTTGAAGTGGACGAAACAGATCAAGTAACCATTTACGAAAAAGAATAA
- a CDS encoding aspartate carbamoyltransferase catalytic subunit, whose translation MRHLLRMNDLPADEIMRILKDAERFKTGKSLLQETPKFVANLFFEPSTRTRFSFEVAEKRLGLNVLNFDASLSSVQKGETLYDTVRTLEAIGADAVVIRHPDDEYFTELQDSISIPILNAGDGCGHHPTQSLLDLLTIQQEFKRFEGLTISIHGDIKHSRVARSNAEVLKRLGANVLLSGPEEWRDPLNKFGQYVTTDEAIKTSDVVMLLRIQHERHQGENEGLTDYHRRFGLTLERENAMKPNAIIMHPAPINRGVEIATELVESRKSRIFKQMENGVFVRMAVLKRALESAKLNEEENTYAFYH comes from the coding sequence TTGAGGCACTTATTGAGAATGAATGATTTACCTGCAGATGAAATTATGAGGATATTAAAAGATGCAGAACGATTTAAAACAGGAAAGTCCTTGCTGCAGGAGACACCGAAATTTGTTGCTAATCTGTTTTTTGAACCAAGCACACGAACAAGATTCAGTTTTGAAGTAGCGGAAAAAAGACTTGGTCTGAACGTACTCAATTTTGACGCGTCTCTCTCAAGTGTTCAAAAAGGAGAAACGTTGTATGATACTGTCCGGACACTTGAGGCAATTGGTGCGGACGCAGTAGTCATCAGACATCCGGATGATGAGTACTTTACAGAACTGCAAGATAGTATCAGCATTCCGATATTGAATGCCGGAGATGGATGCGGCCATCATCCGACACAATCTCTGCTTGATCTTCTGACCATTCAGCAGGAATTTAAACGATTTGAAGGCTTGACGATCTCCATCCATGGAGATATCAAACATAGCCGTGTAGCACGGTCAAATGCAGAAGTGCTGAAGCGGCTCGGAGCAAACGTTTTACTTTCAGGACCTGAGGAATGGAGAGATCCACTCAATAAATTTGGCCAGTATGTAACGACAGATGAAGCTATTAAGACATCAGACGTAGTAATGCTGCTTAGAATTCAGCATGAGAGGCACCAAGGGGAAAATGAGGGGCTTACTGACTATCATCGCAGGTTTGGTTTAACTTTAGAAAGAGAAAATGCCATGAAGCCGAATGCCATCATCATGCACCCTGCACCGATTAATCGCGGAGTAGAAATTGCAACCGAGCTTGTTGAAAGCAGAAAATCAAGGATCTTTAAGCAAATGGAAAATGGCGTGTTTGTCAGAATGGCCGTTCTGAAACGGGCATTAGAAAGTGCCAAATTAAACGAGGAGGAAAATACTTATGCATTTTATCATTAA
- the ileS gene encoding isoleucine--tRNA ligase, which translates to MEYKDTLLMPKTEFPMRGNLPNREPQMQEKWEEMNIYQKVQERTKDRPMFILHDGPPYANGDIHMGHALNKVLKDFIVRYKSMTGYNAPYVPGWDTHGLPIETALTKNKKVNRKELSVAEFRKLCAEYAWEQINNQREQFKRLGVRGDWENPYVTLTPEYEAQQIKVFGEMAKKGYIYKGLKPVYWSPSSESALAEAEIEYYDKRSASIYVAFTVTEGNDVLNGGEKIVIWTTTPWTIPANLGIAVNPELEYSVVSVKDDSFIVASALLETVAKELEWETYTVSKTFKGAQLEKAVAKHPLYDRESLVVLGEHVTTEAGTGCVHTAPGHGEDDFIVGQKYGLGVLCPVDEKGHMTNEAPGFEGMFYDAANKPITEQLDEAGALLKLSFITHSYPHDWRTKKPTIFRATAQWFASIKDFREELLTAVKETKWVPAWGETRLFNMVRDRGDWCISRQRAWGVPIPVFYAENGEPIITDETINHVSDLFRKHGSNIWFERETKDLLPEGFKHEGSPNGLFTKEQDIMDVWFDSGSSHQAVLLERDDLQRPADLYLEGSDQYRGWFNSSLSTAVAVTGKAPYKGVLSHGFALDGEGRKMSKSLGNVVLPSKVMNQLGGDILRLWVASVDYQADVRVSDNILKQVAEVYRKIRNTFRFLLGNLADFNPAKDALSYDELRDVDRYMLVKLNKLTDKVKKSYEEYEFAAIFHAVHNFCTIELSSFYLDFAKDVLYIEAPDNKERRAIQTVLHETLLSLVKLVTPILPHTADEVWAHIDSVSEESVQLVDMPEVKTLENADLLEEKWDAFMELRDDVLKALEVARNEKVIGKSLTASIELYVDAETKQLLDSVEENLQQLFIVSGFKLAGDYDAAPEEAHVFDHVKIAVKPAEGETCERCWVVTTDVGSNENHKTLCGRCAAIVDENYTTA; encoded by the coding sequence ATGGAGTACAAAGATACACTGCTAATGCCAAAAACTGAATTCCCAATGCGCGGAAACTTGCCGAACCGCGAACCTCAAATGCAGGAGAAATGGGAAGAAATGAATATTTATCAAAAAGTTCAGGAGCGTACGAAAGATCGTCCGATGTTTATTTTGCATGACGGACCTCCATACGCAAACGGCGATATTCATATGGGGCATGCTTTAAACAAAGTGCTGAAAGATTTTATTGTCCGCTATAAATCAATGACAGGCTATAACGCACCATATGTGCCGGGCTGGGATACACACGGCCTGCCGATTGAAACAGCTTTAACTAAAAACAAAAAAGTGAACCGGAAAGAATTAAGTGTTGCAGAATTCCGCAAGCTTTGTGCTGAGTATGCATGGGAGCAAATCAATAACCAGCGTGAACAGTTCAAACGCCTGGGAGTTCGGGGAGACTGGGAAAATCCATACGTGACATTAACCCCTGAATATGAAGCCCAGCAAATCAAAGTTTTTGGTGAAATGGCGAAAAAAGGCTATATCTATAAGGGTCTTAAACCGGTTTATTGGTCTCCTTCAAGTGAATCTGCCTTAGCAGAAGCAGAAATCGAATATTACGATAAGCGATCTGCTTCCATTTATGTTGCATTTACAGTTACTGAAGGAAATGACGTATTAAACGGCGGAGAAAAAATCGTTATTTGGACGACAACTCCTTGGACGATTCCTGCAAACCTTGGAATAGCAGTAAATCCTGAGCTTGAATACAGTGTTGTATCAGTAAAAGACGATTCTTTCATCGTTGCATCTGCTCTTTTGGAGACTGTAGCGAAAGAACTTGAGTGGGAAACCTACACGGTTTCAAAAACATTTAAAGGCGCTCAGCTTGAAAAAGCAGTTGCGAAACATCCGCTTTATGACCGCGAATCGCTTGTTGTTCTTGGCGAGCATGTAACAACAGAGGCTGGTACGGGCTGTGTACACACTGCTCCTGGACATGGGGAAGATGACTTTATTGTCGGTCAAAAATACGGACTTGGCGTTCTTTGCCCGGTTGATGAAAAAGGCCATATGACGAATGAAGCGCCAGGTTTTGAAGGCATGTTTTATGATGCAGCAAATAAACCAATTACAGAACAGCTTGATGAAGCAGGCGCATTACTGAAATTATCGTTTATTACGCATTCTTACCCTCATGACTGGAGAACAAAAAAACCAACAATCTTCAGAGCAACGGCTCAGTGGTTTGCATCTATTAAAGACTTCCGTGAAGAGCTATTAACTGCTGTAAAAGAAACAAAATGGGTTCCAGCATGGGGAGAAACAAGATTATTTAATATGGTCCGGGACCGCGGAGACTGGTGTATTTCCAGACAGCGTGCGTGGGGAGTTCCAATTCCGGTATTCTATGCTGAGAACGGGGAACCAATCATTACAGATGAAACAATCAATCATGTTTCAGACTTGTTCCGCAAACATGGTTCAAATATTTGGTTTGAGCGTGAAACAAAAGATCTGCTTCCTGAAGGGTTTAAACATGAAGGAAGCCCAAATGGATTGTTCACAAAAGAACAGGACATTATGGATGTATGGTTTGATTCGGGTTCATCTCATCAGGCTGTCTTATTAGAAAGAGATGACCTGCAGCGTCCGGCAGATCTTTATTTAGAAGGATCTGATCAATACCGCGGGTGGTTTAACTCTTCCTTATCAACAGCAGTTGCTGTAACTGGTAAAGCTCCATACAAAGGAGTCCTGAGCCATGGATTTGCTCTTGACGGAGAAGGACGCAAAATGAGTAAATCTTTAGGAAACGTCGTACTGCCTTCAAAAGTCATGAACCAGCTTGGAGGAGACATCCTTCGTCTATGGGTAGCATCTGTTGATTACCAGGCAGATGTAAGAGTTTCTGATAATATCTTAAAGCAAGTTGCTGAAGTATACAGAAAAATCCGCAATACATTCCGTTTCCTGCTTGGAAACCTTGCAGATTTTAATCCGGCAAAAGATGCCCTATCTTATGACGAACTGCGTGATGTAGATCGTTATATGCTTGTAAAACTGAATAAATTAACAGATAAAGTGAAAAAATCCTATGAAGAATATGAGTTTGCAGCGATTTTCCATGCGGTTCATAACTTCTGTACGATTGAACTTAGCTCATTTTATCTTGATTTCGCAAAAGATGTCCTGTACATCGAAGCACCAGACAATAAAGAGCGCCGTGCTATTCAAACTGTTTTGCACGAAACGCTTCTTTCTCTAGTGAAGTTAGTAACACCAATTCTTCCTCATACTGCCGACGAAGTTTGGGCACATATTGATTCTGTATCAGAAGAAAGTGTTCAGCTTGTTGATATGCCGGAAGTGAAGACCCTTGAAAATGCGGATCTATTAGAAGAGAAATGGGATGCTTTCATGGAGCTTCGTGATGATGTGCTGAAGGCTCTTGAAGTGGCAAGAAACGAAAAAGTAATCGGCAAGTCATTAACAGCAAGCATTGAACTTTATGTTGATGCTGAAACGAAGCAATTGCTTGATTCAGTCGAAGAAAACCTACAGCAGCTGTTTATCGTATCAGGCTTTAAACTAGCAGGTGACTATGATGCAGCACCTGAAGAGGCTCATGTATTTGATCATGTGAAAATTGCTGTGAAACCTGCTGAAGGCGAAACATGTGAAAGATGCTGGGTAGTTACAACGGATGTTGGCAGCAATGAAAATCATAAAACTCTTTGCGGCCGCTGTGCAGCAATTGTTGATGAAAACTATACAACTGCTTAA